From a single Equus asinus isolate D_3611 breed Donkey chromosome 2, EquAss-T2T_v2, whole genome shotgun sequence genomic region:
- the NDST2 gene encoding bifunctional heparan sulfate N-deacetylase/N-sulfotransferase 2 isoform X2, whose amino-acid sequence MLKLWKVVRPARQLELHRLILLLIAFSLGSMGFLAYYVSTSPKAKEPLPLPLGDCSSSGGAAGPGPVRPPLPPRPPRPPETARTEPVVLVFVESAYSQLGQEIVAILESSRFRYSTELAPGRGDMPTLTDHTRGRYVLVIYENLLKYVNLDAWSRELLDRYCVEYGVGIIGFFRAHEHSLLSAQLKGFPLFLHSNLGLQDYQVNPSAPLLHLTRPSRLEPGPLPGDDWTIFQSNHSTYEPVLLASLRPAEPPMPGVVPRRAHLPTVVQDLGLHDGIQRVLFGHGLSFWLHKLVFVDAVAYLTGKRLCLDLDRYILVDIDDIFVGKEGTRMKVADVEALLTTQNKLRTLVPNFTFNLGFSGKFYHTGTEEEDAGDDMLLKHRKEFWWFPHMWSHMQPHLFHNRSVLADQMRLNKQFALLYEAWKSVWGIQVTSTEEYPHLRPARYRRGFIHNGIMVLPRQTCGLFTHTIFYNEYPGGSRELDRSIQGGELFLTVLLNPISIFMTHLSNYGNDRLGLYTFESLVRFLQCWTRLRLQTLPPVPLAQKYFDLFPQERSPLWQNPCDDKRHKDIWSKEKTCDRLPKFLIVGPQKTGTTAIHFFLSLHPAVTSSFPSPSTFEEIQFFNGPNYHKGIDWYMDFFPVPSNASTDFLFEKSATYFDSEVVPRRGAALLPRAKIITVLTNPADRAYSWYQHQRAHGDPVALNYTFYQVISASSQAPLALRSLQNRCLVPGYYSTHLQRWLTYYPSGQLLIVDGQELRTNPAASMENIQKFLGITPFLNYTRTLRFDEDKGFWCQGLEGGKTRCLGKSKGRRYPDMDTESRLFLVDFFRNHNLELSKLLSRLGQPMPSWLREELQHSSLG is encoded by the exons ATGCTCAAGCTGTGGAAGGTGGTACGCCCAGCTCGGCAGCTGGAACTGCACCGCCTCATACTGCTGCTGATCGCTTTCAGTCTGGGCTCCATGGGCTTCCTGGCTTACTATGTATCTACCAGCCCCAAGGCCAAGGAACCCTTGCCCCTGCCCTTGGGAGACTGTAGTAGTAGTGGTGGGGCAGCTGGCCCTGGCCCTGTACGGCCTCCACTCCCACCCCGGCCCCCGAGGCCTCCAGAGACAGCTCGAACGGAACCTGTGGTCCTTGTGTTTGTGGAGAGTGCATACTCACAGCTGGGGCAGGAGATTGTGGCCATCTTGGAGTCTAGTCGTTTTCGTTACAGCACTGAGCTGGCACCTGGCCGAGGGGACATGCCTACACTGACTGATCATACCCGTGGCCGCTATGTCTTGGTCATTTATGAGAACTTGCTGAAATATGTCAACCTGGATGCCTGGAGTCGGGAACTGCTAGACCGGTACTGTGTGGAGTATGGTGTGGGCATCATTGGCTTTTTCCGAGCACATGAGCATAGCCTACTGAGTGCCCAGCTCAAGGGCTTTCCCCTTTTTCTACACTCAAATTTGGGGCTCCAGGACTACCAAGTGAATCCTTCTGCCCCGCTACTGCATCTCACACGCCCCAGCCGCCTGGAGCCTGGGCCCCTGCCTGGTGATGACTGGACCATTTTCCAGTCCAATCATAGTACATATGAACCAGTGCTTCTTGCTAGCCTTCGGCCAGCTGAGCCCCCCATGCCAGGAGTGGTGCCTCGCCGGGCCCACCTTCCCACTGTGGTACAGGACCTGGGGCTTCATGATGGCATCCAGCGAGTGCTCTTTGGCCATGGCCTCTCCTTCTGGCTTCACAAACTTGTTTTTGTCGATGCTGTTGCATACCTCACTGGCAAGCGCCTCTGCCTGGACCTTGACCGCTACATCTTGGTAGACATCGATGACATCTTTGTGGGCAAGGAAGGTACCCGCATGAAGGTGGCTGATGTTGAG GCTCTGTTGACCACCCAGAACAAACTCAGGACCTTAGTCCCCAACTTCACCTTCAACTTGGGCTTCTCGGGCAAGTTCTATCATACTG ggacagaggaggaggatgcaggggacGACATGCTGCTGAAGCACCGCAAAGAGTTCTGGTGGTTCCCCCACATGTGGAGCCACATGCAGCCACACCTGTTCCACAATCGCTCCGTGCTGGCTGACCAGATGAGGCTCAACAAACAGTTTGCTCTG CTCTATGAGGCCTGGAAATCTGTGTGGGGCATCCAGGTGACCAGCACTGAGGAGTATCCCCATCTCCGCCCTGCCCGCTACCGCCGTGGCTTCATTCACAATGGCATTATG GTGCTGCCACGGCAGACATGTGGCCTCTTCACTCACACAATCTTCTATAATGAGTACCCTGGAGGCTCTCGTGAACTAGACCGGAGCATCCAAGGTGGAGAGCTCTTTCTGACGGTGCTGCTTAATCCG ATTAGCATCTTTATGACGCATCTGTCCAATTATGGAAATGATCGCCTGGGCCTGTACACCTTTGAGAGCCTGGTGCGCTTCCTCCAGTGCTGGACACGGCTGCGTCTACAGACCCTTCCTCCAGTCCCTCTTGCACAAAAGTACTTTGACCTCTTCCCTCAAGAGCGAAGCCCCCTTTGGCAG AATCCCTGTGACGACAAGAGACACAAAGATATATGGTCCAAGGAGAAAACCTGTGATCGGCTCCCCAAGTTCCTCATTGTGGGACCCCAGAAGACAG GGACCACAGCTATTCACTTCTTCCTGAGCCTGCACCCAGCTGTGACCAGCAGCTTCCCCAGTCCCAGCACCTTTGAGGAGATTCAGTTCTTCAACGGCCCTAATTACCACAAGGGCATTGACTG GTACATGGACTTCTTTCCTGTCCCTTCCAATGCCAGCACTGATTTCCTCTTTGAAAAAAGTGCTACCTACTTTGATTCAGAGGTTGTACCACGGCGGGGGGCTGCCCTCCTGCCACGAGCTAAAATCATCACTGTGCTCACCAACCCTGCTGACAGGGCCTACTCCTGGTACCAG CACCAGCGAGCACATGGAGACCCAGTTGCTCTGAACTATACCTTCTACCAGGTGATTTCAGCCTCTTCCCAGGCCCCTCTGGCACTTCGCTCCCTGCAGAACCGCTGTCTTGTCCCTGGCTACTATTCCACCCATCTACAACGCTGGCTGACTTACTACCCCTCTGGACAG TTGCTGATTGTGGATGGGCAAGAGCTGCGTACCAACCCAGCTGCCTCAATGGAGAATATCCAGAAGTTCCTGGGTATCACACCCTTTCTGAACTACACACGGACCCTCAG GTTTGATGAAGATAAGGGATTCTGGTGCCAGGGACTTGAAGGCGGTAAGACTCGCTGTCTAGGCAAGAGCAAAGGCCGGAGGTACCCAGATATGGACACTGAG TCCCGCCTTTTCCTTGTGGATTTTTTCCGGAACCACAACTTGGAACTGTCGAAGCTGCTGAGCCGGCTTGGACAGCCAATGCCCTCATGGCTTCGGGAAGAACTGCAGCATTCCAGTCTGGGCTGA
- the NDST2 gene encoding bifunctional heparan sulfate N-deacetylase/N-sulfotransferase 2 isoform X1, translating to MLKLWKVVRPARQLELHRLILLLIAFSLGSMGFLAYYVSTSPKAKEPLPLPLGDCSSSGGAAGPGPVRPPLPPRPPRPPETARTEPVVLVFVESAYSQLGQEIVAILESSRFRYSTELAPGRGDMPTLTDHTRGRYVLVIYENLLKYVNLDAWSRELLDRYCVEYGVGIIGFFRAHEHSLLSAQLKGFPLFLHSNLGLQDYQVNPSAPLLHLTRPSRLEPGPLPGDDWTIFQSNHSTYEPVLLASLRPAEPPMPGVVPRRAHLPTVVQDLGLHDGIQRVLFGHGLSFWLHKLVFVDAVAYLTGKRLCLDLDRYILVDIDDIFVGKEGTRMKVADVEALLTTQNKLRTLVPNFTFNLGFSGKFYHTGTEEEDAGDDMLLKHRKEFWWFPHMWSHMQPHLFHNRSVLADQMRLNKQFALEHGIPTDLGYAVAPHHSGVYPIHTQLYEAWKSVWGIQVTSTEEYPHLRPARYRRGFIHNGIMVLPRQTCGLFTHTIFYNEYPGGSRELDRSIQGGELFLTVLLNPISIFMTHLSNYGNDRLGLYTFESLVRFLQCWTRLRLQTLPPVPLAQKYFDLFPQERSPLWQNPCDDKRHKDIWSKEKTCDRLPKFLIVGPQKTGTTAIHFFLSLHPAVTSSFPSPSTFEEIQFFNGPNYHKGIDWYMDFFPVPSNASTDFLFEKSATYFDSEVVPRRGAALLPRAKIITVLTNPADRAYSWYQHQRAHGDPVALNYTFYQVISASSQAPLALRSLQNRCLVPGYYSTHLQRWLTYYPSGQLLIVDGQELRTNPAASMENIQKFLGITPFLNYTRTLRFDEDKGFWCQGLEGGKTRCLGKSKGRRYPDMDTESRLFLVDFFRNHNLELSKLLSRLGQPMPSWLREELQHSSLG from the exons ATGCTCAAGCTGTGGAAGGTGGTACGCCCAGCTCGGCAGCTGGAACTGCACCGCCTCATACTGCTGCTGATCGCTTTCAGTCTGGGCTCCATGGGCTTCCTGGCTTACTATGTATCTACCAGCCCCAAGGCCAAGGAACCCTTGCCCCTGCCCTTGGGAGACTGTAGTAGTAGTGGTGGGGCAGCTGGCCCTGGCCCTGTACGGCCTCCACTCCCACCCCGGCCCCCGAGGCCTCCAGAGACAGCTCGAACGGAACCTGTGGTCCTTGTGTTTGTGGAGAGTGCATACTCACAGCTGGGGCAGGAGATTGTGGCCATCTTGGAGTCTAGTCGTTTTCGTTACAGCACTGAGCTGGCACCTGGCCGAGGGGACATGCCTACACTGACTGATCATACCCGTGGCCGCTATGTCTTGGTCATTTATGAGAACTTGCTGAAATATGTCAACCTGGATGCCTGGAGTCGGGAACTGCTAGACCGGTACTGTGTGGAGTATGGTGTGGGCATCATTGGCTTTTTCCGAGCACATGAGCATAGCCTACTGAGTGCCCAGCTCAAGGGCTTTCCCCTTTTTCTACACTCAAATTTGGGGCTCCAGGACTACCAAGTGAATCCTTCTGCCCCGCTACTGCATCTCACACGCCCCAGCCGCCTGGAGCCTGGGCCCCTGCCTGGTGATGACTGGACCATTTTCCAGTCCAATCATAGTACATATGAACCAGTGCTTCTTGCTAGCCTTCGGCCAGCTGAGCCCCCCATGCCAGGAGTGGTGCCTCGCCGGGCCCACCTTCCCACTGTGGTACAGGACCTGGGGCTTCATGATGGCATCCAGCGAGTGCTCTTTGGCCATGGCCTCTCCTTCTGGCTTCACAAACTTGTTTTTGTCGATGCTGTTGCATACCTCACTGGCAAGCGCCTCTGCCTGGACCTTGACCGCTACATCTTGGTAGACATCGATGACATCTTTGTGGGCAAGGAAGGTACCCGCATGAAGGTGGCTGATGTTGAG GCTCTGTTGACCACCCAGAACAAACTCAGGACCTTAGTCCCCAACTTCACCTTCAACTTGGGCTTCTCGGGCAAGTTCTATCATACTG ggacagaggaggaggatgcaggggacGACATGCTGCTGAAGCACCGCAAAGAGTTCTGGTGGTTCCCCCACATGTGGAGCCACATGCAGCCACACCTGTTCCACAATCGCTCCGTGCTGGCTGACCAGATGAGGCTCAACAAACAGTTTGCTCTG GAGCATGGGATTCCCACGGATCTGGGGTATGCTGTGGCCCCCCACCACTCGGGCGTGTACCCTATCCACACGCAGCTCTATGAGGCCTGGAAATCTGTGTGGGGCATCCAGGTGACCAGCACTGAGGAGTATCCCCATCTCCGCCCTGCCCGCTACCGCCGTGGCTTCATTCACAATGGCATTATG GTGCTGCCACGGCAGACATGTGGCCTCTTCACTCACACAATCTTCTATAATGAGTACCCTGGAGGCTCTCGTGAACTAGACCGGAGCATCCAAGGTGGAGAGCTCTTTCTGACGGTGCTGCTTAATCCG ATTAGCATCTTTATGACGCATCTGTCCAATTATGGAAATGATCGCCTGGGCCTGTACACCTTTGAGAGCCTGGTGCGCTTCCTCCAGTGCTGGACACGGCTGCGTCTACAGACCCTTCCTCCAGTCCCTCTTGCACAAAAGTACTTTGACCTCTTCCCTCAAGAGCGAAGCCCCCTTTGGCAG AATCCCTGTGACGACAAGAGACACAAAGATATATGGTCCAAGGAGAAAACCTGTGATCGGCTCCCCAAGTTCCTCATTGTGGGACCCCAGAAGACAG GGACCACAGCTATTCACTTCTTCCTGAGCCTGCACCCAGCTGTGACCAGCAGCTTCCCCAGTCCCAGCACCTTTGAGGAGATTCAGTTCTTCAACGGCCCTAATTACCACAAGGGCATTGACTG GTACATGGACTTCTTTCCTGTCCCTTCCAATGCCAGCACTGATTTCCTCTTTGAAAAAAGTGCTACCTACTTTGATTCAGAGGTTGTACCACGGCGGGGGGCTGCCCTCCTGCCACGAGCTAAAATCATCACTGTGCTCACCAACCCTGCTGACAGGGCCTACTCCTGGTACCAG CACCAGCGAGCACATGGAGACCCAGTTGCTCTGAACTATACCTTCTACCAGGTGATTTCAGCCTCTTCCCAGGCCCCTCTGGCACTTCGCTCCCTGCAGAACCGCTGTCTTGTCCCTGGCTACTATTCCACCCATCTACAACGCTGGCTGACTTACTACCCCTCTGGACAG TTGCTGATTGTGGATGGGCAAGAGCTGCGTACCAACCCAGCTGCCTCAATGGAGAATATCCAGAAGTTCCTGGGTATCACACCCTTTCTGAACTACACACGGACCCTCAG GTTTGATGAAGATAAGGGATTCTGGTGCCAGGGACTTGAAGGCGGTAAGACTCGCTGTCTAGGCAAGAGCAAAGGCCGGAGGTACCCAGATATGGACACTGAG TCCCGCCTTTTCCTTGTGGATTTTTTCCGGAACCACAACTTGGAACTGTCGAAGCTGCTGAGCCGGCTTGGACAGCCAATGCCCTCATGGCTTCGGGAAGAACTGCAGCATTCCAGTCTGGGCTGA
- the NDST2 gene encoding bifunctional heparan sulfate N-deacetylase/N-sulfotransferase 2 isoform X3, whose translation MLKLWKVVRPARQLELHRLILLLIAFSLGSMGFLAYYVSTSPKAKEPLPLPLGDCSSSGGAAGPGPVRPPLPPRPPRPPETARTEPVVLVFVESAYSQLGQEIVAILESSRFRYSTELAPGRGDMPTLTDHTRGRYVLVIYENLLKYVNLDAWSRELLDRYCVEYGVGIIGFFRAHEHSLLSAQLKGFPLFLHSNLGLQDYQVNPSAPLLHLTRPSRLEPGPLPGDDWTIFQSNHSTYEPVLLASLRPAEPPMPGVVPRRAHLPTVVQDLGLHDGIQRVLFGHGLSFWLHKLVFVDAVAYLTGKRLCLDLDRYILVDIDDIFVGKEGTRMKVADVEALLTTQNKLRTLVPNFTFNLGFSGKFYHTGTEEEDAGDDMLLKHRKEFWWFPHMWSHMQPHLFHNRSVLADQMRLNKQFALEHGIPTDLGYAVAPHHSGVYPIHTQLYEAWKSVWGIQVTSTEEYPHLRPARYRRGFIHNGIMVLPRQTCGLFTHTIFYNEYPGGSRELDRSIQGGELFLTVLLNPISIFMTHLSNYGNDRLGLYTFESLVRFLQCWTRLRLQTLPPVPLAQKYFDLFPQERSPLWQNPCDDKRHKDIWSKEKTCDRLPKFLIVGPQKTGTTAIHFFLSLHPAVTSSFPSPSTFEEIQFFNGPNYHKGIDWYMDFFPVPSNASTDFLFEKSATYFDSEVVPRRGAALLPRAKIITVLTNPADRAYSWYQHQRAHGDPVALNYTFYQVISASSQAPLALRSLQNRCLVPGYYSTHLQRWLTYYPSGQLLIVDGQELRTNPAASMENIQKFLGLMKIRDSGARDLKAVRLAV comes from the exons ATGCTCAAGCTGTGGAAGGTGGTACGCCCAGCTCGGCAGCTGGAACTGCACCGCCTCATACTGCTGCTGATCGCTTTCAGTCTGGGCTCCATGGGCTTCCTGGCTTACTATGTATCTACCAGCCCCAAGGCCAAGGAACCCTTGCCCCTGCCCTTGGGAGACTGTAGTAGTAGTGGTGGGGCAGCTGGCCCTGGCCCTGTACGGCCTCCACTCCCACCCCGGCCCCCGAGGCCTCCAGAGACAGCTCGAACGGAACCTGTGGTCCTTGTGTTTGTGGAGAGTGCATACTCACAGCTGGGGCAGGAGATTGTGGCCATCTTGGAGTCTAGTCGTTTTCGTTACAGCACTGAGCTGGCACCTGGCCGAGGGGACATGCCTACACTGACTGATCATACCCGTGGCCGCTATGTCTTGGTCATTTATGAGAACTTGCTGAAATATGTCAACCTGGATGCCTGGAGTCGGGAACTGCTAGACCGGTACTGTGTGGAGTATGGTGTGGGCATCATTGGCTTTTTCCGAGCACATGAGCATAGCCTACTGAGTGCCCAGCTCAAGGGCTTTCCCCTTTTTCTACACTCAAATTTGGGGCTCCAGGACTACCAAGTGAATCCTTCTGCCCCGCTACTGCATCTCACACGCCCCAGCCGCCTGGAGCCTGGGCCCCTGCCTGGTGATGACTGGACCATTTTCCAGTCCAATCATAGTACATATGAACCAGTGCTTCTTGCTAGCCTTCGGCCAGCTGAGCCCCCCATGCCAGGAGTGGTGCCTCGCCGGGCCCACCTTCCCACTGTGGTACAGGACCTGGGGCTTCATGATGGCATCCAGCGAGTGCTCTTTGGCCATGGCCTCTCCTTCTGGCTTCACAAACTTGTTTTTGTCGATGCTGTTGCATACCTCACTGGCAAGCGCCTCTGCCTGGACCTTGACCGCTACATCTTGGTAGACATCGATGACATCTTTGTGGGCAAGGAAGGTACCCGCATGAAGGTGGCTGATGTTGAG GCTCTGTTGACCACCCAGAACAAACTCAGGACCTTAGTCCCCAACTTCACCTTCAACTTGGGCTTCTCGGGCAAGTTCTATCATACTG ggacagaggaggaggatgcaggggacGACATGCTGCTGAAGCACCGCAAAGAGTTCTGGTGGTTCCCCCACATGTGGAGCCACATGCAGCCACACCTGTTCCACAATCGCTCCGTGCTGGCTGACCAGATGAGGCTCAACAAACAGTTTGCTCTG GAGCATGGGATTCCCACGGATCTGGGGTATGCTGTGGCCCCCCACCACTCGGGCGTGTACCCTATCCACACGCAGCTCTATGAGGCCTGGAAATCTGTGTGGGGCATCCAGGTGACCAGCACTGAGGAGTATCCCCATCTCCGCCCTGCCCGCTACCGCCGTGGCTTCATTCACAATGGCATTATG GTGCTGCCACGGCAGACATGTGGCCTCTTCACTCACACAATCTTCTATAATGAGTACCCTGGAGGCTCTCGTGAACTAGACCGGAGCATCCAAGGTGGAGAGCTCTTTCTGACGGTGCTGCTTAATCCG ATTAGCATCTTTATGACGCATCTGTCCAATTATGGAAATGATCGCCTGGGCCTGTACACCTTTGAGAGCCTGGTGCGCTTCCTCCAGTGCTGGACACGGCTGCGTCTACAGACCCTTCCTCCAGTCCCTCTTGCACAAAAGTACTTTGACCTCTTCCCTCAAGAGCGAAGCCCCCTTTGGCAG AATCCCTGTGACGACAAGAGACACAAAGATATATGGTCCAAGGAGAAAACCTGTGATCGGCTCCCCAAGTTCCTCATTGTGGGACCCCAGAAGACAG GGACCACAGCTATTCACTTCTTCCTGAGCCTGCACCCAGCTGTGACCAGCAGCTTCCCCAGTCCCAGCACCTTTGAGGAGATTCAGTTCTTCAACGGCCCTAATTACCACAAGGGCATTGACTG GTACATGGACTTCTTTCCTGTCCCTTCCAATGCCAGCACTGATTTCCTCTTTGAAAAAAGTGCTACCTACTTTGATTCAGAGGTTGTACCACGGCGGGGGGCTGCCCTCCTGCCACGAGCTAAAATCATCACTGTGCTCACCAACCCTGCTGACAGGGCCTACTCCTGGTACCAG CACCAGCGAGCACATGGAGACCCAGTTGCTCTGAACTATACCTTCTACCAGGTGATTTCAGCCTCTTCCCAGGCCCCTCTGGCACTTCGCTCCCTGCAGAACCGCTGTCTTGTCCCTGGCTACTATTCCACCCATCTACAACGCTGGCTGACTTACTACCCCTCTGGACAG TTGCTGATTGTGGATGGGCAAGAGCTGCGTACCAACCCAGCTGCCTCAATGGAGAATATCCAGAAGTTCCTGG GTTTGATGAAGATAAGGGATTCTGGTGCCAGGGACTTGAAGGCGGTAAGACTCGCTGTCTAG